One genomic segment of Panicum virgatum strain AP13 chromosome 2N, P.virgatum_v5, whole genome shotgun sequence includes these proteins:
- the LOC120661303 gene encoding BAG family molecular chaperone regulator 2-like, with amino-acid sequence MMRARPRGTFADAMRESSPPAAAPATAAVKEDEWEVRPGGMLVQKRSPDADAPAGAPVPTIRVKVKFNCVYHEIYINAQASFGELKKMLSAKTGLHPEDQKLVYKDKERDSKAFLDMAGVRDRSKMVLLEDPAAQAKRLLEQRRTDKAERAAKSISRISLDVDKLATKVSALETIVGKGGKVVDADVVTLTEALMNELVKLDSIAADGEVKVQRRMQEKRVQKYVETLDAIRAKNAAGAPRANGNGAANANGHAKARAPHLPPRPPPVSQRRNFQQQPAPAAAAAAPPTPSWETFDLLSSVPSTSSAGVTTTMAAATASPIPRFDWELF; translated from the exons ATGATGCGCGCCAGGCCCAGAGGTACATTCGCGGACGCGATGAGGGAGAGCTCCCCTCCCGCTgctgctccggcgacggcggcggtgaaggAGGACGAGTGGGAGGTGCGGCCCGGCGGGatgctggtgcagaagcggagCCCGGACGCGGACGCCCCCGCGGGGGCGCCCGTGCCCACCATCCGCGTCAAGGTCAAGTTCAACTGCGTCTACCACGAGATCTACATCAACGCGCAGGCCTCCTTCG gtgagctgaagaagatgctgtcGGCCAAGACGGGGCTGCACCCGGAGGACCAGAAGCTGGTGTACAAGGACAAGGAGCGGGACTCCAAGGCCTTCCTCGACATGGCCGGCGTCCGGGACCGCTCCAAGATGGTGCTGCTCGAGGACCCCGCCGCGCAGGCCAAGCGCCTCCTCGAGCAGCGCCGCACCGACAAGGCCGAGCGCGCCGCTAAGTCCATCTCCCGCATCAGCCTCGACGTCGACAAGCTCGCCACCAAG GTGTCGGCGCTGGAGACCATCGTGGGCAAGGGCGGCAAGGTGGTGGACGCCGACGTGGTGACCCTCACCGAGGCGCTCATGAACGAGCTGGTCAAGCTGGACTCcatcgccgccgacggcgaggtCAAGGTGCAGCGGCGAATGCAG GAGAAGCGGGTGCAGAAGTACGTGGAGACGCTGGACGCCATCCGCGCCAAGAACGCGGCGGGGGCGCCCAGGGCCAACGGCAACGGCGCGGCGAACGCGAACGGGCACGCCAAGGCCCGCGCGCCGCAcctcccgccgcgcccgccgcccgtgTCGCAGCGGCGGAACTTCCAGCAgcagcccgcgccggcggccgccgccgcggcgccgcccacgccgagcTGGGAGACGTTCGACCTGCTGTCGTCGGTGCCGTCCACGTCCTCGGCCGGCGTGACCACCACGATGGCGGCCGCCACGGCCTCCCCGATCCCGCGGTTCGACTGGGAGCTCTTCTGA